The Amblyomma americanum isolate KBUSLIRL-KWMA chromosome 2, ASM5285725v1, whole genome shotgun sequence genome contains the following window.
AAAATTGACTACTTTCGCAACCAAACCACGGAAGCcgtcttaactgcccttcataaTTGTCTTTGTAAGTTTGTCCCTCTTGATCCTCGTTCCCAGCAAAAGACGCCTATCTTCCGGTCAGATTTGCATCAAAACGTGTAACATTTTCACTAACTTGGAAAAACTTGTAATGTTCATAATGAAAAGAAGTTCTATATTACCGGCTGGATGTTGGTGATGGCGTGTTCTGGCCTCAGAAATCCGAGAAGGAAAAGTACCGACGTCATGGATAGAGTATTACAACAAACGGCGTGCGGTGACGATAGCTCTACCTTTTcattggtcttttctagcttggAACCGCTGAGTTGAGAGAAAGTTGCCTCCTTTTCTGACAAAGCGGTATTCAGTCAATATAGGCCAACCTAAATATCTCCTCAATGCAACGTGAAGACCCAATCGCACCGCATAACAGCGACCATTATGACCCCGCAGCGCTCAAGAAGCGACAAAATCAAAGTAAATACTATTAATGGGCGCCTACGACGCAAGTCAAGCATGAGATTTTCATTCTGGAAAACGTAATGTAAGGGACATTATGATGCCTGAAGGTCCCATGAGATCAACGAAACCGTAATATTTAAAAGTTAATTATCTTCAGAAATGCTCGTTTCAAGCTGATTGTGTTCCAACGCCGCGGCGATATTCGGCAGTAGAAAGGAGCTGGCATAGAGATTGGGAGTTGCGTTTCCAATTGGTTTGGTGTCCTGTTTGAGCCTACCTAATTCCTTCGCACTAAACGAAATAGATAGAAAATATAAGTCTTTGAGTGTCGTTATATTTTGGTACGCCCAGAAAATCTGAAAAGGAGCAGTGAAAGCCAAGTAAACCTAATCAGAATAACGTGGGGTATACACTTCCAGATTCGATTGAACGCTTAGTGGAGGGGAAATCTGTGCAAATAACAccaagaagaaagcgaaaaaaaagaaaagcgtcgATATTGGGAGTTTCCAAGCAGGTCCACTTGTTCGACATACCTTGCCCAGAAGCGTGAAGAAAAACGCCGGACAGGAGAAAGGAGGCGAAGCTGGGAGGGGGGACCGGCATTAGCTTTTCAGTCATATACCAAAAatagcgagttgacgggctagatGTTTCTGCAAGGTGAAAATATAGCGCAAGGCATAACGATACAGGACGGAAACAGTGAAAGACACAGCAAAGCCCGTGAGTGTCTCTCACTGTTTCCGTCTTTTCGTCGTCGTGCCTTGCGCTGTGTTTTCAGCTATTAACAAAGAAACATTGGGGAGCTTCCCTTGTTGAGTTCGTCACCCCTTCCCTGTGCACGGCGTATACAAGCAGTGACGACACCGTCAAAATACGTGGCGGTGGAATGCCCCGGCAAGGCAAatattgcatgcaagcttccgctgCATTTGTGCAAGGCGCGGTTCTGATCGGTAGCACCGAATCTCAGCATTGTTGAGTGAACTGGGCGAGTGAAATGCGCTTTTATCTGATATTGTTATTTTGATTTTTGTATTGGTAATAACTTTTATTTGCCTGCTCTGATTTCAGTATATGCGTTTAGCCCTGTTCGTGCGAACTCACAAAAAGTCTAATTAATTAGATTAATGGGAACAGAGGAATACATTGCGATGCCTCTTTAAGCACGGGGCATAGCCTTAGTGGTTTGAGGTGCGCGACAAATTTGCAGCATGAGTTTAGATACCTGCTTTCATCGTTAAAATAAGTGAAGTATAGTACAGGTCGAGTACGCTTTCTAATTGTAGCAACCTGCCTTCAGAAGCTGGGACAGCCGCTGTCATAACATCGATAACTTTCTGACCCCAAAATATGTGCATTTCTTTCCAGCGAACTTTGTGCACAGCCAGAAGTAACTAGACAACGCAGCGTGTGTAACTAGGGCAGTTTCATTGTTCCGTTTATTTGTTAAGAAAACAAAGTGCTTCCATCGCAGCAGCGCACACAAATGGGCTTTATCAAGTTCTACGATAAAGTTATTAAAAGAAGCTTGCCAGTGCCTATTCTTTGCTCGTAAACTgcagtcagcaatgacaaccttCCATTTGTACTCGTGCATCCAAGCCTAGAGCGATCTCAGCGGATCTGCTACTAGGCTCACGTTCATAGTATtgcagcgcaacggcacatagccaaagaaaagaagatggaaaagaagaaggacgaatacagcgctgactgacaacttttttatcagagacgcacacacagcttaaatactcttagaccagcgtaagcgcacaccgtaaaagaagcaaaaaggaaagaaTAGGAAAACAGAATCTCATCACATCCTTatcacaaaaactttgaaagggacgccttttctgcattatacaaaaagactgaggtatcgctgacacatcctgacccagcttttttaatataggAGGCCTCTCTCGTTTCACGGGTGTTTTTAGTTTCCTTCTGCTCATAATCCTTACTCCcaaaaacatcggtgtgcaatccttgcaagttgcgcagtgctcgaccaggttagcaccttccctattccttaggTCTCTTGCGTGTTCCCTAAGGCGatcgttgacgcagcgccccgttttCCCTATGTGCGACCTGCCACACGTCAAGGGGATTTCGTGCACAACGCCTGTGGCGAATTCCGCAAAGCTGTTCCCGTGCCTCTTATTATACCCAGGTTTTTGGTTTTCACCTGTGATACATCGGGCCAACTGGCCAagcttccgaggggctgaaaagaccaacggcacattgtgccggtttgccacctttttgaggccatggtataatttgtgcacgtagggcatcactTCAGGCTTTACTTTAGCCTGAGGAGGGGTTATTGCCTCCTTCCGAGTTCCGGGCTTCAAATTCTTCAATAGCGCTTCTGCAACAGCGACAACAACCGAGTCAGGGAAACCGGCTGCCTGAAGCCTAGCCAATTGAttctcaaaactatcttgcatatcatgcacacaAGATTTTCAGAGTGCAGTCTCTAAGCAGTGTTTTGCGATCTTtctcttcacaatttttgagtggGATGAATTATAAGGCAATGGCTCTTTTTGTGCTCTGGGCAAGTAAGACCAACACACGTGCTTATTCATGAACCTGATGAACATTCAAGAACTCCAGGCTGTCTTCAACCGGGAGCTCATACGTGAAAGTGAGCCCCCTTCCATGCTTTTTGAAAAGATGAAGTACACTCATAAGTGTGCCCTCATTGGGAATGGCACAATGTTTgtcaaaaacaattaaaaagtcattTACGTAAAgaaacacttttcgaacacagtcaatCTATATTGCTTGAAATGATCGCTCAAATGGCGATCAATGGATGCTAAAAAGATATCACATAAAACCGGGGCGacacaagacccaatgcatatccccttcttttgcagataaaagTCCTTGTCAAAGTCGATAAACGTACTACACAAATAAAGTTATAAAAGCGCTAAAAAGCTTTCTACGGTCATCCCCGACGTATTTTGAAACTGAGCGGGTCCGTTATCGTCAATAGATCCGTTATCGTCAAAGGACATACATTGGCGATGTCGCGGTCTCTAGTGAGATAAGCCAATGAGCTCCAGCGCTGGGCTGAAGAAGCGTTTATGCAACTAGTAATGGCAACTGTGACTGCATAACGTGCCATCCTTCCCTTAAAGCAAGATTACTATCAAATAAAGCAAGAAGTGATAGCTTACAAAAAAGTGAAACAGTGCTTCGCCACTTGGCATTGCTATGACGACAGCGTACATAGCATATGCTTAGGCTTAACTGCTTGAAAATGTTCcgattatataaaaaaaaacgaaaactctCAATTATGCCTGGACATATGGGTCAGAGTCTGATAAAAAAGGCAATCGTCACTTCTGAGGAGCTATTGGGCCAAGGATTGCAACGGCGAAGTTGTATTTGGTCCGAAATAAGCTCGCAAGGTTCCGGCAGATTGTAAATACAAGCAGCAACGTATCGTAACTGCATGCATTCTTTCATTTCCATCACATGTATTCGCTCAAGACCCGGTCAGATACGCAGTGTTCTGCGCATGTACATTCGTTTGCGCAGCCTTACTGCAAAGCCTAAGTAAAGTTGTCTAGTGCTATAAAACGGGGCGTGCTCTCGTTGATATAGAGCTGTATTCGGCGCACACATAAGAACACACTGTATCTTTCGTTTTACAAGTGAACACTCGTTATGCTCATCGAAAGTTTAACACAGATTCCAGGGCTGCACTTGTTTTGATGGCGCCCCAGATGAGTTCATTggtagcaaaagaaaaaaaaaacgatcgaaCCAAATAAGACGGAGTCTAGCGAAAAGGGCTGAAATGCAGTTGAAAAGAAAGCAGCGCGCTCTGGCAAGAAAATTGTGGCTTTAACGTTAAGGGACAAGAAGAGAGCAGACTTGGCCAGGGAACAAAGAGGAGTTTATGACatcctagctgagatcaagaagaCGGCCATGCGCAGGGAACGAAGTACGAAGAGAAGCCAGCTGATGGGCTTTAAGGCTAGCTGAGTGGATTCCAGAAAGGAAACTAACAAGGGGCAGCAGAATGAATTTGAGTAGATTAGATTGCGAAATATTTTTGGATGAGTTGGTCGCATCTAACGCAGAACAGGTTTAAGGAGAAGTCATTGCGATAAGCCTttgtccttcagtgggcgtaggtaGGCTAATAATGAGCTtgacagcgcgatacgcgatcAGCCTCAGAACATTTACAAAACAACGCTCCATGCGATGGTAATTCGTGGCAAGCGCTAAATTCATTCGCAGTATGCTTTACAGAACACAAACACCCCGTGAATATTTAACATATAAGAATAGGTCCAAGTGTGGCAGATCAGGATGTGGTTCAGTGCGTTGCCTTGGGACAAATAGGACTCAGATGCATGCGCATTTGCAGCCTACTGACAAGTCACCACTGCAGCACCGAGATTCGGACGCGGTTCTACAGCAATGCGGCAGCCCTTCGGCAGAAAAAGCGCCATCTTCGACTTCGGCATCCGGTTTGTGCAGACGTTTTTTTCACTGGGTTCATGAAGTGCTTTGTTTTGCACCGATGAAGGCCGCATTTTAAGTCTTGTGTATGCGTGTTCGCGATAGAAATGTTAACGACCGCGCTTCTAAATAGAAAAATCTCACCGAAATGAAACGCTGCACGACCCCTCAATGCCGGAATGCTTTCCTGCCAGCATAGCAGTTTTGTAATTAAACGCTCTACACAAAAGCCGACTGCGTGTGGAACAGTGGGCAGGCGGTGTGCACATGTCACCCGGTAGAACCCTGCCTTCGTCCCTGAACAGCTTGAACCCTGAACGTGGGGCAAGCGTGACGTAGAAATAAGGAAAACGTTTCGTTTTGTGGCACGGAGGTGATGCATGGAGTGTCGTGAAAAATATGGAAAAGGAAGGGACTATTATCTACACTGCAAAGTAGAAACTGAAAATATTTGCACTTGCAATGAAACTGGGTTTGTACAAACAACATGTAGCAATCGTTCTGCTTGGATCTTGTACGTAGGTTTTAGATCAAGATCATGTTTAAATGCCGCGATTAAAAAGCATGAAAAGAAGCCGACAAGCACCACTCGCGATAGACACCACTGGCGTTGAAACTGACGGGGCTGATCTTTATGcgcgaaatgcaaaaaacaaacaaaaagattgAGGCCTTGCTTTCCCGATGTTTAATTaaggaaataaaacaattttCATAAAGTTTGTATAATTTTGAGTGTCATTTCTATTCGTTGGGGGTCATATTTCTCTTCGCTGACTTGTATGAGGGGGTGGCTCGTGGTCATATTTTCTCGGGTTGTTAAATGATACAAGCTAAATCACTCGACCAGCATTATTTTTGTTTACAAGTGCGTTTGTGACCAATTGAAATGCGTCTAAACCACCCTCCAAGGCCTCCTTCCCCCGTCCAGTGCATACAGTTACAGTTGCAGAAACACTCGTACCATAGGAAAACGGGTAGCAAATCTTCCACATGGGTATTGTTTGTTCTGTTTATTTCATCTGAAAAGAGTTCGATATTCGATATTTTTTATTGTGCTACTACATTGTGTTTTAAAATTACCGGCTTTTTTATTCCAATGTAATGAAGAATATACGATTTTAAAGCTAACCTGACACATCCTTACTCATGATGCTTGAAATAGCTTGTCTATGGTGCCACCCTCCATAACTTCATATATCTGAAATACTCGATTTATTTAAGAGTTTTTCTTCCCGACAGAAGAGAATAAAGATAATAAACTCATAAATGGACTCTTTCATGAAAGCATAACTTAACAGAATTAGGGCAATCTTGCAGATCGCCAGAAGCCTTACTCGTCAACACAGAAGAGTATAAGTTTGACCTCGTTAGGGCAGTCGTCGGACAGATCTTGCGAGCAGCTCGCTGACAACCAAGGAAGCACCGCGGATCTTAAAGGGGAGGAAGAGGTGTCTGATGACCAGTTCCGCTCCCAGGTGCTCCGACATCTTCAGCAGGTAAGCACCGCGCGAAAATACGTTCAGCATCTATCAGGCTAATTTCACGCTATAAACGCACTACGTACTAGAGTTCAAGCTCGGTATTCCTCGATTTTGTCCAGAAAATTTATGGTTTTCTATTGCACTGCCAGAAGTAACTTGAATGCCATCATCGCCAATTACTGCTGTCCCGTAATGCCACTGCATTGCACATATTGTTTCGACTGCTTTAGAGGTACACGCAGTGTTTTGTGCTCTTTTCCTAAAGTGCATCCTGAGAGCTGCAGAAAAAAGTTGCTTCCGTCCTGATTAAATGAAGATTGGAGTTCTGTGTCAGTACACGCTTCCGGTCTTGTCCTGTGGGGTTTAGTAACACGACAGAATGCAGGCGCCGTGTTCTCGCGTTCGCACAGTACATCTGGTCACTTCTTAATGCATTACttgtcccattacgagaaaagacgGCGGCGTGTGTGCGTGTACTCGCAGATCGCAGAGAAAGTCCCAGCGGTGGCAAAGGAACCAGGGCGACGTCATGAGGTGGCcgcatgacgcacacagcaagcccagcaccgccacttcagacaccCTTACACATGTGGTTTGTCTATTTAAACCCGCCACCGGCTGACCTCACTTTGGCGCCACTTTTCCCGACATTAGTACCGAAACTGGGACGTAACCGTTCGTCAtaaagcgttccgggtggtgtcgtaatatttctcgttgcatacagcTTCCATGTGCTTCTcaatttggaggctagcttgctgCAGGGATTCAAACCGACGACATATGTAACTTAGATTGCATGCCTTCACAGAGTTTGTTATCAAAATAGTGGTGCAACTATTCGTCGTTCAGCGTTCCGCCGGGCGGTGTCGTATACGCGCTCtcacgtgtgcgtgcgtgtgagcgtgcgtgtgtgtgcgtgcgttgtGCGTGACAGTACGCAAGCACATATTGATggtgatagatttttatggcgcaagagtaTCTACGGACAAAGagggccatggcacaaggtatttttcttctactctaggtggcgtgaaagacccatttctcaagcatttgtccctaaagaagcagagcaccaggccatgGGAAAGATTGTACCAATATTATATCACCGATGGGGGTGGGCACCCGGCgacattggggatcgaaccccacacctcccgcatgcgaggcggaagcTCAAAGCACTAGGCTACCGCTCCGGTGTGGCTAGGATTTCGAGCAGCGCCGCCATCGTTTTGTGAAGTGGCGTGGCATTATGGGGCAACGATCACCGGCGGCGATGGGattcaacttcaaaaattttctCGCCTAAAATAAACATTGCCAATTTAAAAATCGCTAAGCGTAACTGTTATCACATTTGCTATGTAAGCAGCCATATTTTCTATAGTTACTTGCAACAGCATAGTGTGAAATTTAATACTGAATATGCGTCAAATCATTTTTTGAAGGTTCAGAATTTTTGctaatttattcttttttctccGAGTTCTAACATTTTCCGAGTAGTATGTGTGTGCCACGCAGCCGATTAAGGTAGTAAGTTGCTGAAGAACGTTGCGTTGATTTTCGGAAAAAAAGCCCTAGAAATAGCATGTTGGgtaagtaaagaaagaaaattgtGTGAAAGGCTTCCTGGTGGCAGTTTATTCTTGACTAATTCTCAAGAAAAACGCTTTCGCTTAATTGAGGAATGATTTTGAGCGTTGTGAATGGAGTGAAACTTTTGTAATATTTTTACGAGACTTTCTTTGGCACTCACTCAATTCATTTTGTATTGATTGGAAATAGATATTGTTGTCCTGAACTGAAATGATGGCCTGTTTTCGCAAGGTGGTTTTATATGAGGGGAAAGATGTTGATGACGTAATGTTATTCTCTGGAAACTTCGAAGGGCTGTCACATAACCAGAATTCTTTGCCCCTAATATTGGGGTGAGAATACGTTCCACCTAGATATACAGAATCATAAATATCCTGGAAGAAATCGGTGAGGGCCGAGTGCGAAATctggtgcgtttgcttggaatgACCTATATGTGATTTTTTTACGCGAGAAATGGTAGGCTGACGTACGGAAATAGGGAAGGCCTAAAGGGCGGAAGTATATTTTTCGATCGATGGACTCTTTGATGCTGGGATAAGAAAGCGAGCTTTCAGCAAAGCAGTACATGTTTGTATCTGAACTTCTTCGATTTTAGTCAAATAGCTGCGGAACTGTGGACGTTAATTTCTGCTGTTATTAGCACGCCTACACTTGGTGCACACTAAATGGTAAGGAGATTCCGAAAGAATTCTTTAATTTCCTCGTTTTTATGCTTCGTGCAGTAATGGAGAATACACGGGAGTGATACACATTTTTAAAACGGTACCTAGATGCTTTTACCATATGAGTTATTCAACGCCATTTCGAGTTCGCTTATTTCAGCGAAAGCAGAGAAGGCTGTCTTTAGTTGCTGTGAAATGAAAGCTCAAGCGCTTTTCGTAGCTCAATCAAGAGTAAAACGAAGTTAAGATGTCCGTATTGAAAAGGCTTCAGAAATACAGTTGGGCAAGTTGTTTCAGTATTTTCGAAGAAAGCGCGCCAAAATTGTATTGCAGAGATTGGCGCACAGAACATCGCACTAACGAGAAACTGTTTCTTTCGTGCGCTTAATTCGTTGTGGTCGGCCAGCCATAAACACGCGTAAAGCTGTATTGTCTTAGAGTGGCTTCCCCactttatttattttccttttatgcTTTGACAGGTGGAGGCCACAGCTCAGCGACTGCAGGCTGTGTCCGACCGTCAGGCGCAAGTTGTGAATGGGCTGACAACTACGCTGCAGCGTGTTTTACGCCTTCTGGCGGACAGACTTCGTCCGCTGTCGTAAAGACTGATGCATTGACGACAAGGGAAAGGTGAGGATTGGGCTGCAGTCCACGGGACATCATCGACCAACCAAAGCGGAGGCAAAGAGACGTCGTGTTTGCTATGTGCATGTTTTTAAAACTCATATCTGCCAGGTGAATCTGCGGAAAATTTTGTGTTAGATGTGCTTGATCTCCTTTTTGGTTAAAGAATGCCGTTAAAAGCACCGAATATGTAGCGTACACTTTTCCTGCTTCTTAGCCGGGGCATAATTCTCTTAGCGAGAGTAAACTTACTGCCTGATGTGACCAGGCAGGCGTGTCAAAACGCATGTGAGAAGATTAGTACAGTCGTCCATACACTATTCTAGAGCGCTCAAACGGTGCACCCGGAAGTGCACTTCCCTCATTACGAGTGACATAGTACTGAAAAGGAGACCTTATTGTGCATGCTCATTGCCATGAATCGTGTTTAACTGTCCATGCAAGACTTTAAAAGCGGTACCGGGAACAGTAGGCAGCGGCAATCGCGACAAATTcacgagcgctctagacaagttaGTGGAGGACTGTGCAGACGTCCGCACACCTGTCTAGAGCGTTCAAACGGGGCGCTCGGTTTTGCGTCTGCAGCGTTCCTCGTTACCTCCGGGGCTGGAAGTAGTGGTCTTATAGACCAGAAGTAAGAGCCGATCTATCCGATTGTTCATGAATGATGCGCCGGTTTTTCTTGAGACCCGGGCCGCTCTTAAGTTCATTGTGGAAAATTCACGCGCTTGCAAACAATGATacaaaggcgggggggggggggggcacagagcTTCCTTACTGTACTGGAAATAATTTCAACCGGGCAGAAAATAGAGCAAAATGCTAAACGTTCATTGTGAAAAATTAAAGCGGTAGCAAACAGAGGCACAAAGGGAGGACACAGCGCTCTCACTTCATTCGAATTTAATTGCAACAGGGCGCTTGCGTCGTTGCATGCTTGCGCTTGAATTTTGCACAGTGAACGTTAACCAACTTCCTCAGTTTTCAATTTGCTCGTAAATGACACAGGATACTATCCGGCGCGCTGCTCGAGCGCCGTAGACAAATATTCTCACGTATTAAAGCGAGAGCATTGCTTGCCTAGCAGGAGCGAGAAAACTCGGCTCCGAGATACATAGCGTAAAATTCACGGGACGCCACGTGACgtggcgccgctgccatagcaacgcatcacgtgacttcgccatTGCGGCGCCAGGGCTCCATAGTCGCGGAGCGGTTGTTGCCTGACGACGGGACGTAGCCGAGACTCAgctgggcaaaaaaaaatttaactgcggtttaacttctgctgaacctggttagagagtgaatGCTGAGGTGTATCGGGAAAGTAGAGAGTAAGAGGGACAACTTTATGGCCACAGGTGTCGGGAATTAGGGCAGGTGGGTTCTATGTGGTCCCGAGGTGGGGGCCACGTCCCGGTTCAAATAAAATAAGTGCAAGTTGAGTGGTATTGTCTGGCTGAGTGAGggtcccagctttccgcagaGGTAGCTGTCAGGAGGGCCTGTGTTGACAGGGTTATTTTGGCATCCCCAGAGAACGTGAGCTGAGTAGCGGGTTGtccgtggttgcaatttgggcatgtggggtcACGTTCCCCGTCGGTGATTAATGACAACTTAGAGTGGACGccgcttggcatctgtaacgttgattGCGttacgcacactggataggcagggcGCACCCTGTCACCCTGCAGGTTGCAGTTAAACTAAGGGTTGTTCGCGAAAGGTTGGTCACCTagtgaatgctgcggcctattgctgcagtgccgcgtgcctgccacaacgttgtcagcgctaatgcatgtagGGCACATCTCGCTCTCTCACTACCTCTACTTACCGCAAAGCACGGCTctggcgtccactgacccaggcagccagttatgcgcccttcttttcctcaCGACAaccggagtctagaacgttgtcaacgtcagctccaatgaacacaatgaacgtcgACAGCTTTCGCTGTGTATATCCTGGGTTCACTGAGCAAATCAACAGCCAAATTTTTTACTTTTAATCTATCCGTTTTTGCTGCCACGACATTTTGAGGCGCTTCAAGAGGCAGTTGTAAAAACTGAAGTAGGTTGTTCCCAGCAGTCATACTAAGTCTGGAAGACTCGATACCTCGCTTATGGTCGCCGCCTGCCGGATTTTAAGCACCCGTACCTGGCCAGTAAGGAATTCCTAGTCGGATTTTAATGAGGAGTTTGTAGCATGACTATAACGCTGAGCCACTGTCGTTTCGACAAAAGGGGGAAAGAACGAAGGCGATACATTTACACTCGGTCATTTAAAGGTGGAAATCGGCACGTGTGTGTCATTTGTCCTCCTCTCACTCGAGCAGCCCATTGCAGCCGTAAGAAAACAACTGACCGCATTTTTGTGTCTGGTCAGATTCCAGCGATCAGGTGTGTTATGAAATTTGACAAGACACAAACCTGCTCCGCTTGGCTGCAATATAAGGCACTGCTGTACTTCAACGTGTGCCATATTTGCGCTAGTACTGCCACCTCACTGGTGACCATTT
Protein-coding sequences here:
- the LOC144119082 gene encoding uncharacterized protein LOC144119082 codes for the protein MSVGLLEEDARVLSVVGDEVSLEVFQGHVVQKRREHVHSGCSSPALTPASPTNAPTDKSPLQHRDSDAVLQQCGSPSAEKAPSSTSASDRQKPYSSTQKSISLTSLGQSSDRSCEQLADNQGSTADLKGEEEVSDDQFRSQVLRHLQQVEATAQRLQAVSDRQAQVVNGLTTTLQRVLRLLADRLRPLS